A single genomic interval of Halomonas sp. GT harbors:
- a CDS encoding amino acid ABC transporter substrate-binding protein has product MMNKKHLVLLASAGAITLAGVATAQADTLEDTMERGAVQCGVSDGLPGFSAPDDEGNWQGLDVDVCRAVAAAVLGDADAVNYISLNAVERFTALQSGEVDVLSRNTTWTTTRDTTLGLNFTGVNFYDGQGFMVSRDLGISSASELDGAAICIQSGTTTELNLADYFRANGMEFDPIVFDTSEQTVGGFQAGRCDVLTSDTSQLAALRIQLDDPSGAMILPDVISKEPLGPVVRQGDDVWFNIVKWSLFAMLNGEEYGVTSENAEEMLNSDNPDVARLLGQDGNYGEGMGLEADWAYNILSQVGNYGESFERNVGMDSPLEIERGVNALWNQGGFQYAPPIR; this is encoded by the coding sequence ATGATGAATAAGAAACACTTGGTACTACTGGCCTCTGCGGGCGCTATCACGTTGGCCGGTGTCGCCACTGCCCAAGCTGATACGTTAGAAGACACAATGGAACGTGGTGCAGTACAGTGCGGGGTCAGTGACGGCCTGCCAGGTTTTTCCGCCCCGGACGATGAAGGTAACTGGCAAGGACTCGACGTTGACGTATGCCGTGCCGTTGCAGCTGCCGTTCTCGGCGATGCGGATGCGGTGAACTATATTTCTCTGAACGCTGTAGAGCGTTTCACTGCCCTACAATCTGGTGAAGTGGACGTACTTTCACGCAACACCACGTGGACCACCACCCGTGACACGACGCTGGGCCTCAACTTCACTGGCGTTAACTTCTATGATGGCCAAGGCTTTATGGTCTCCCGCGACCTGGGTATTTCCAGCGCGTCTGAACTGGACGGTGCCGCTATTTGTATTCAGTCTGGCACCACGACTGAGTTGAACCTAGCAGACTACTTCCGTGCCAACGGCATGGAATTTGATCCCATCGTTTTCGATACCTCTGAGCAAACCGTTGGCGGCTTCCAAGCTGGCCGCTGTGACGTTCTCACTTCCGATACTTCCCAGCTAGCCGCACTGCGTATTCAGCTAGACGACCCGTCTGGCGCGATGATTCTGCCTGACGTTATCTCTAAAGAGCCGCTCGGCCCGGTGGTACGCCAAGGCGACGATGTATGGTTTAACATCGTGAAGTGGTCGTTATTCGCCATGCTTAACGGCGAAGAGTATGGCGTCACCAGCGAAAATGCCGAAGAAATGCTCAACTCTGATAACCCTGATGTTGCCCGCCTGCTTGGTCAAGATGGCAACTACGGAGAAGGTATGGGCTTAGAAGCTGATTGGGCCTACAACATCTTGAGCCAAGTCGGTAACTACGGCGAAAGTTTTGAGCGCAATGTGGGCATGGACTCCCCGCTTGAGATTGAACGTGGTGTTAACGCCCTGTGGAACCAAGGTGGTTTCCAGTACGCACCGCCGATTCGCTAA
- a CDS encoding amino acid ABC transporter permease, translating to MSVSPNTRPAGHKPPFWRDRAKRALIFQLLLVAAVAAFLLYIVGNVQDNLSARGITTGFGFLGNTAGFGIVQSLIDYSSQSTYGRTFLVGLLNTLLVGGLGVLAATIIGFIVGIARLSPNWLLARLATAYIETFRNIPLLLQIFFWYFAVLRTLPSARESMAFGEAIFLNVRGLYLPQPLFESGFGLIPLTFLVAIAASIALVIWNKRRHEATGKRLPAYWISFLLIFGLPLLVLVATGVPVTWEMPELRGFNFRGGITVIPEFLALWLALSIYTASFIAEIVRSGIQAISHGQTEAAQALSLPRNLVLRLVVIPQALRVIIPPLTSQYLNLIKNSSLATAIGYPDLVSVFAGTTLNQTGQAIEVIAMTMAVYLTISLLVSMFMNWFNARVALVER from the coding sequence ATGTCCGTAAGTCCTAACACTCGCCCCGCTGGCCACAAGCCGCCGTTTTGGCGAGACCGTGCCAAACGTGCGCTTATCTTCCAGCTGCTGCTCGTCGCTGCTGTGGCAGCCTTTTTGCTCTACATTGTCGGTAATGTCCAAGACAACTTATCCGCACGTGGTATCACCACCGGGTTTGGTTTCTTGGGCAACACCGCAGGCTTTGGAATTGTGCAGAGTCTGATCGACTACTCTTCCCAAAGCACCTATGGCCGCACCTTCCTGGTCGGCTTACTCAATACACTGCTGGTAGGTGGCCTAGGGGTATTGGCTGCCACCATCATTGGCTTTATTGTTGGCATCGCCCGCCTGTCGCCTAACTGGCTACTGGCGCGCTTAGCCACCGCCTATATCGAAACCTTCCGCAACATTCCGCTGCTGCTGCAAATTTTCTTCTGGTACTTTGCCGTACTACGTACGCTGCCAAGCGCGCGGGAGAGCATGGCATTTGGTGAAGCTATTTTTCTCAACGTGCGCGGGCTGTACTTACCCCAGCCGCTGTTTGAGTCTGGTTTTGGCTTAATTCCCCTTACCTTTCTTGTCGCCATTGCTGCCAGTATTGCCCTGGTGATATGGAACAAGCGTCGCCATGAAGCCACCGGTAAACGCCTGCCGGCCTATTGGATTTCGTTTTTACTGATTTTTGGCTTACCGCTATTAGTGCTCGTTGCCACCGGTGTGCCGGTTACCTGGGAAATGCCGGAACTACGCGGCTTTAATTTCCGTGGTGGTATTACGGTGATCCCTGAGTTCCTCGCGCTTTGGCTTGCCCTGTCGATCTATACCGCCTCCTTTATTGCTGAAATTGTCCGCTCTGGTATTCAGGCAATTTCTCACGGGCAAACAGAAGCCGCCCAGGCGCTAAGCCTGCCGCGCAACTTGGTTCTTCGTCTGGTGGTTATCCCTCAGGCGTTGCGCGTCATTATTCCACCGCTAACCAGCCAGTACCTGAACTTGATCAAGAACTCATCGCTGGCAACCGCCATCGGTTATCCCGACCTTGTCTCGGTGTTTGCTGGCACCACGCTGAATCAGACTGGCCAAGCCATTGAAGTCATTGCGATGACCATGGCGGTCTACCTAACCATCAGCCTGCTGGTGTCCATGTTTATGAACTGGTTCAACGCCCGAGTGGCACTGGTTGAACGCTAG
- a CDS encoding amino acid ABC transporter permease translates to MIHNQTIIKERPAPSSSVGAVAWLRANLFNGPINTIFTLIGLYILYLLVVPTVQWAFLNADWIGTTRDDCSREGACWVFINARFTQFIYGLYPREEIWRANIVFAGFFTLIAWLAIPRLPLKRWVAVFALVGFPIVAYVLLHGGYFDMPRVPTHRWGGLMLTLLLATVGMVGALPIGIVLALGRRSNMPIVKSFCVVFIEFWRGVPLITVLFMASVMLPLFLPSDMSVDRLVRALIGLTLFQSAYMAEVIRGGLQAIPKGQEEAAAALGMTYWKRMGLIVLPQALKMMIPGIVNTFISLFKDTTLVMIIGLFDLLGIVQAALADSRWLGFSLEGYVFAAFMFWIFCFSMSRYSQYLERKLHTGHKR, encoded by the coding sequence ATGATCCATAATCAAACAATCATTAAAGAGCGGCCAGCCCCCAGTAGTTCTGTCGGGGCGGTTGCTTGGCTACGCGCCAATCTGTTCAATGGCCCGATCAATACCATCTTTACCCTGATCGGGCTTTACATACTGTATTTGCTTGTTGTTCCCACCGTTCAGTGGGCGTTTTTGAATGCTGACTGGATAGGTACCACACGGGATGACTGCTCTCGGGAAGGAGCTTGCTGGGTCTTCATCAATGCACGCTTTACCCAGTTTATCTACGGCTTGTATCCCCGTGAAGAAATCTGGCGAGCCAACATAGTCTTTGCTGGCTTCTTTACGCTGATAGCCTGGCTAGCAATTCCCCGCCTGCCCCTCAAACGTTGGGTGGCGGTATTCGCTCTCGTCGGTTTCCCCATCGTTGCTTATGTGCTGCTGCACGGCGGCTACTTTGACATGCCTCGCGTGCCCACGCACCGCTGGGGTGGCTTAATGCTGACCCTACTGCTGGCCACCGTCGGTATGGTTGGTGCGCTGCCAATCGGCATTGTGCTGGCATTGGGGCGACGCTCCAATATGCCCATTGTGAAAAGCTTCTGCGTGGTATTCATCGAGTTCTGGCGCGGGGTACCACTGATTACCGTACTGTTCATGGCTTCGGTAATGCTACCGCTTTTCCTGCCTTCCGATATGAGCGTCGACCGCCTAGTACGCGCACTAATCGGCTTAACACTGTTCCAAAGTGCCTACATGGCCGAGGTTATTCGTGGTGGCCTGCAGGCCATCCCTAAGGGTCAGGAAGAGGCTGCCGCTGCGCTAGGCATGACCTACTGGAAACGCATGGGCCTGATTGTGCTTCCTCAGGCGCTGAAGATGATGATCCCCGGCATCGTGAACACCTTCATTTCGCTGTTTAAAGACACCACCCTGGTCATGATCATCGGGCTATTTGACCTATTGGGGATCGTACAAGCGGCGTTGGCCGACTCACGCTGGCTAGGCTTCTCGCTGGAAGGCTATGTCTTTGCCGCCTTCATGTTCTGGATCTTCTGTTTCAGCATGTCGCGCTATAGCCAGTATTTAGAACGCAAGCTGCACACCGGCCATAAGCGCTAA
- a CDS encoding amino acid ABC transporter ATP-binding protein: MVEMRGVNKWYGDFHVLRDIDLEVKRGERIVICGPSGSGKSTLIRCINHLEEHQQGDIVVGGVPLTQDVKRIEQIRRSVGMVFQHFNLFPHLTVLENCCIAPMWVQKKPRREAEEMAMQYLERVRIAEQALKYPGQLSGGQQQRVAIARSLCMHPDVMLFDEPTSALDPEMIKEVLDVMVELANEGMTMLCVTHEMGFAKTVADRVIFMDQGQIIEENAPEPFFNNPQSERTQLFLSQILGH; this comes from the coding sequence ATGGTTGAAATGCGCGGCGTCAATAAATGGTACGGCGATTTTCACGTGCTGCGCGATATCGACCTGGAAGTAAAGCGCGGCGAGCGTATCGTTATTTGCGGGCCTTCAGGCTCAGGCAAGTCAACCTTGATTCGCTGCATTAACCACCTGGAAGAGCATCAGCAAGGCGATATCGTGGTGGGCGGCGTGCCGCTTACACAAGACGTTAAGCGTATCGAGCAAATCCGTCGTAGCGTGGGCATGGTGTTCCAGCACTTCAATCTCTTCCCCCACTTAACAGTGCTGGAAAACTGCTGTATAGCGCCAATGTGGGTGCAAAAAAAACCACGCCGCGAGGCGGAAGAAATGGCCATGCAGTACTTAGAGCGGGTGCGTATTGCCGAACAGGCACTTAAGTACCCGGGTCAGCTTTCCGGCGGCCAGCAGCAGCGGGTCGCCATTGCCCGTTCACTGTGCATGCACCCTGACGTGATGCTATTCGACGAACCAACGTCGGCACTTGATCCAGAAATGATCAAGGAAGTGCTAGACGTCATGGTGGAGCTTGCTAATGAAGGCATGACCATGCTGTGTGTGACCCATGAAATGGGCTTTGCCAAAACCGTCGCCGACCGGGTGATTTTTATGGACCAAGGGCAAATTATCGAAGAAAACGCTCCTGAGCCGTTCTTTAATAACCCGCAGTCAGAACGTACACAGCTATTCTTGAGCCAAATTCTGGGGCACTAA
- a CDS encoding RidA family protein, with product MEKLFIDRAPQPIAPFSHACRVGDLVFITGQMPTVPETNEMLLGTFTEQTHRVMQNLAIVLEEVGSRFEYVVQSRVFITNMGHFDEVNRVYASYFKQPLPTRTCIGVTGLAGGADVEVDMIAWIPPSPAPSPKTD from the coding sequence ATGGAAAAGCTATTTATTGACCGCGCCCCACAGCCGATTGCTCCCTTTTCGCACGCTTGCCGAGTGGGCGATTTGGTATTTATTACCGGCCAGATGCCCACCGTACCTGAAACCAACGAAATGCTGTTGGGCACCTTTACCGAACAAACTCATCGCGTCATGCAAAACCTAGCCATCGTGTTGGAAGAAGTGGGCAGTCGCTTTGAATACGTCGTGCAGTCACGCGTATTTATTACCAATATGGGCCACTTTGACGAGGTTAATCGCGTGTATGCCAGCTACTTCAAACAGCCGCTGCCAACCCGCACCTGTATTGGCGTCACCGGTCTTGCCGGCGGGGCCGATGTAGAAGTGGATATGATTGCCTGGATCCCACCCTCACCAGCACCCTCACCCAAAACCGACTAA
- a CDS encoding histidine phosphatase family protein produces MSNTFTATFYHWRNRYLLMRHGHSQANEQGLIISSPGRGLSDFGLSPLGEEQLSTVIEQWRWPTPTKVVHSDFLRTTQTADRVAKAFGLTLEKEERLRERYFGELDGQSDRHYPDVWALDAQDAGHQQHQVEAVSHVAKRMCAVVEQLERRCEGETVLVVSHGDPLQILLTALANKPLTQHREQPALQPASITPLGS; encoded by the coding sequence ATGTCAAACACTTTCACAGCCACCTTCTACCATTGGCGAAATCGCTATCTTTTGATGCGCCATGGCCATAGCCAAGCGAACGAACAAGGCCTCATTATTAGTTCGCCTGGGCGTGGGCTCTCCGACTTCGGCTTGTCACCTCTGGGCGAAGAGCAGCTCTCAACCGTCATTGAGCAATGGCGTTGGCCGACGCCCACCAAGGTGGTGCACTCGGACTTTTTGCGGACAACACAAACCGCTGATCGAGTCGCTAAAGCGTTTGGCTTAACGCTGGAGAAAGAGGAGCGCCTTCGTGAGCGCTACTTTGGTGAGCTCGATGGCCAATCGGATCGGCATTACCCTGACGTATGGGCGTTAGATGCCCAGGATGCTGGCCATCAACAGCATCAGGTGGAGGCGGTAAGTCACGTCGCCAAGCGTATGTGCGCAGTTGTTGAGCAGCTGGAGCGTCGCTGCGAAGGCGAGACGGTGTTGGTGGTGAGTCATGGCGACCCGTTACAGATACTGCTCACAGCGCTCGCCAATAAACCGCTAACGCAACACCGAGAGCAGCCTGCCCTGCAGCCTGCCAGCATTACCCCGCTGGGGAGTTAG
- the phnD gene encoding phosphate/phosphite/phosphonate ABC transporter substrate-binding protein: METSRFCKRPLAMLAAASLLPFALLSTHAFAECERGDLDSLYCDENGDMVADRPSDESEWANPDTLIFAYTPVEDPAIYSDIWQPFIDHLSDVTERDVRFFAVQSNAAQVEAMRSGRLHIAGFSTGPTPFAVNLAGAVPFALMGSDDGQFGYTLQLFTHVDSDIESLEDLKGKRVAHTSPTSNSGNLAPRALLPELGITPEEDYDVVYSGSHDQSMLGVVARDYDAAPVASEVVERMAARGLYDEEDVRLIYESDRFPTTSYNYAHNLHPDLVEKIEEAFFTFDFVGTELGEEFEGVEKFIPINYKDNWQVIRTIQAANDVSYTRENLE; encoded by the coding sequence ATGGAAACATCACGTTTCTGCAAGCGCCCGCTTGCCATGCTAGCGGCTGCATCACTGCTCCCCTTCGCACTCCTCTCTACCCATGCCTTCGCAGAATGCGAGCGCGGCGACCTGGATTCACTGTACTGCGATGAAAACGGCGACATGGTGGCTGATCGGCCAAGCGATGAGTCAGAGTGGGCAAATCCAGACACCCTTATTTTTGCTTATACACCGGTAGAAGATCCGGCCATTTATTCGGATATCTGGCAACCCTTTATTGATCATCTATCGGACGTTACCGAACGCGACGTGCGCTTCTTTGCTGTTCAATCTAATGCCGCACAAGTGGAAGCCATGCGGAGCGGGCGCTTACACATTGCCGGCTTCTCAACCGGCCCTACTCCCTTTGCCGTTAACTTGGCAGGCGCGGTACCCTTCGCATTAATGGGGTCAGATGACGGCCAGTTCGGCTACACCCTGCAGCTATTTACTCACGTAGACTCAGACATTGAGAGCCTGGAAGATCTCAAGGGCAAGCGTGTTGCCCACACCTCACCAACGTCCAACTCCGGTAATCTAGCGCCGCGTGCCTTACTGCCAGAGCTTGGCATTACACCCGAAGAAGACTACGACGTTGTTTACTCGGGCAGCCACGACCAATCGATGCTGGGCGTAGTCGCTCGGGATTACGATGCCGCGCCGGTTGCTTCTGAAGTAGTCGAGCGCATGGCAGCACGTGGTCTTTACGATGAGGAAGATGTACGTCTGATCTACGAATCTGACCGATTCCCCACTACCTCCTATAACTATGCCCATAACTTACACCCGGACCTTGTAGAAAAAATCGAGGAAGCCTTCTTTACCTTCGATTTTGTTGGCACCGAGCTTGGCGAAGAGTTTGAAGGCGTCGAAAAGTTTATTCCGATTAATTACAAAGATAACTGGCAAGTGATTCGTACCATCCAGGCGGCTAATGACGTGAGCTATACACGAGAAAACCTGGAGTAA
- the phnC gene encoding phosphonate ABC transporter ATP-binding protein produces the protein MLEITNLVKRYGHNEAVLKGLDLKVEDNSVVSIVGASGAGKSTMLRCINRLVEPTSGSIKLNGAELVKVKGAELRRARRKIGMVFQGFNLLDRLTVMENVLAGRLGYVNLYQAISRRYPQADIERAFTLMERVGIAHYANKRADELSGGERQRVGVVRALMQEPDLLLADEPTASLDPRTSEQIMILLQSLASELSLPVLINIHNVAQAKTYTERIVGLRHGKMIFDGVPADFNKDALDAIYGGIEAPDDAITEQPDARAEEPRHDAV, from the coding sequence ATGCTGGAAATTACGAATCTGGTCAAACGTTATGGCCACAACGAGGCAGTGCTGAAAGGGCTCGACCTTAAGGTAGAGGACAACAGCGTTGTTTCTATTGTCGGCGCGTCCGGTGCTGGTAAAAGCACCATGCTTCGCTGTATCAATCGGTTAGTAGAACCCACATCGGGCTCTATCAAACTCAACGGCGCCGAACTGGTTAAGGTGAAAGGCGCTGAATTACGCCGCGCTCGACGCAAAATTGGCATGGTTTTCCAGGGATTTAACTTACTTGACCGTCTCACCGTCATGGAGAATGTACTTGCTGGACGACTTGGCTACGTTAATCTCTATCAAGCAATTTCACGTCGCTATCCCCAAGCCGATATAGAGCGCGCGTTTACTCTCATGGAGCGTGTTGGGATTGCTCATTACGCCAATAAACGAGCCGATGAGCTTTCCGGCGGTGAGCGCCAGCGTGTCGGGGTGGTACGGGCATTAATGCAAGAACCCGACCTGCTGCTGGCCGACGAGCCAACGGCATCGCTCGACCCGCGCACGTCCGAGCAGATCATGATACTGCTGCAGAGCCTTGCCAGTGAGCTTTCGCTACCGGTATTGATCAATATTCACAACGTTGCGCAAGCAAAAACCTACACTGAGCGCATTGTCGGCTTACGCCACGGCAAGATGATTTTTGATGGAGTGCCTGCGGACTTTAATAAAGACGCGCTTGATGCCATTTATGGAGGTATTGAAGCGCCTGACGATGCCATTACCGAGCAGCCCGATGCCCGTGCAGAGGAGCCACGACATGACGCCGTCTGA
- the phnE gene encoding phosphonate ABC transporter, permease protein PhnE: MTPSDSPSPPRTWKKPPFIANPVIRYGIFIVAAIYLVWAFGSLPFNWARISEGLPRAARIFSGGFPPSLERYELLLTGFKESFQIAILATLLGVFLSIPFAVMAARNIAPMPIYVIGRAVIIISRSFHPVIVAILFVAAVGFGPLAGILTLTLYSIGFVGKLLAEEIEEIDWGQVEAMRAAGAGYIATLYYAVFPQILPRQVGLSMYQLDSNLRASAVVGIVGAGGIGGTLMNAFGRYDYDFAFAILLVIIAVILLSEGISGWVRKKIW; encoded by the coding sequence ATGACGCCGTCTGACTCCCCTTCTCCCCCGCGCACCTGGAAAAAGCCGCCTTTTATTGCCAATCCCGTCATCCGTTACGGCATTTTTATTGTCGCAGCGATTTATCTGGTGTGGGCTTTCGGTTCTTTACCGTTTAATTGGGCGCGCATTTCAGAAGGCTTACCGCGGGCAGCGCGCATCTTTAGCGGAGGCTTCCCACCCAGCTTGGAACGATACGAGTTGCTGCTGACAGGTTTTAAAGAGAGCTTCCAAATTGCCATTCTCGCCACATTGCTAGGCGTTTTCCTATCGATACCGTTTGCGGTGATGGCCGCTCGTAACATTGCACCAATGCCCATTTACGTTATTGGCCGCGCGGTCATTATTATCTCGCGCAGCTTCCACCCCGTTATTGTGGCCATCTTATTCGTGGCGGCCGTTGGGTTTGGGCCACTGGCAGGAATTTTAACGCTGACTCTCTACTCCATCGGTTTTGTTGGAAAGTTGTTAGCAGAAGAGATCGAAGAGATTGATTGGGGGCAGGTAGAAGCCATGCGAGCGGCGGGTGCAGGCTACATTGCTACGTTGTATTACGCCGTCTTTCCTCAAATATTACCCCGCCAGGTCGGCCTGTCGATGTACCAGCTTGATAGCAATCTTCGCGCCTCTGCGGTGGTTGGGATCGTCGGTGCAGGCGGTATCGGTGGCACGTTAATGAATGCCTTTGGTCGTTATGATTACGACTTCGCCTTTGCGATTCTGCTGGTCATTATCGCGGTTATTTTGCTTAGTGAAGGCATCAGCGGCTGGGTGAGGAAAAAAATATGGTAG
- the phnE gene encoding phosphonate ABC transporter, permease protein PhnE produces the protein MVDHAQQLADRVWHRYDRKERLIRYAVLLGTLMLVFWAVRDIDIFWPWVWDAPNQMSNLGARMWPPSAAGLSNILNALLETVHIATLATFLTIFLALPVAYIAAQNTTPNRVCLWLGRFILVSSRSVNTIIWALLFVAIFGPGVLAGILAIVFRSIGFIGKLMGEAIEEIDRRPVEAMEATGASKAKVVAYAIVPQVMPAFFAIVILRWDINIRESTVLGLVGAGGIGVILQGAIDTFAWPTVATILIAIIILVLIGEAITSLLRSKVL, from the coding sequence ATGGTAGATCACGCACAGCAACTTGCCGACCGCGTTTGGCATCGCTACGACCGTAAAGAGCGGCTCATCCGCTACGCCGTGCTGCTGGGCACGTTAATGCTGGTGTTCTGGGCGGTTCGCGATATTGATATTTTCTGGCCCTGGGTATGGGACGCTCCCAATCAAATGTCTAACTTGGGTGCGCGCATGTGGCCACCCAGCGCTGCCGGGCTAAGCAATATTCTGAACGCGCTACTCGAAACAGTGCACATTGCAACATTAGCCACATTTCTGACTATTTTTCTCGCCTTGCCGGTCGCCTATATCGCCGCACAGAACACCACTCCCAATCGTGTTTGCCTGTGGCTAGGGCGCTTTATTCTAGTATCAAGCCGCTCGGTGAATACGATTATATGGGCGCTGTTATTTGTGGCTATTTTTGGCCCCGGCGTGCTGGCAGGGATTTTAGCGATTGTGTTTCGCTCAATTGGCTTTATCGGCAAGTTAATGGGTGAGGCGATTGAAGAAATCGACCGGCGACCGGTGGAAGCGATGGAAGCGACCGGTGCCTCCAAGGCAAAAGTGGTTGCCTACGCCATTGTGCCCCAGGTGATGCCAGCCTTTTTTGCCATTGTGATTTTGCGCTGGGATATTAATATCCGTGAATCCACCGTGCTAGGACTCGTTGGCGCAGGCGGCATTGGTGTGATTCTTCAAGGCGCTATCGACACCTTTGCCTGGCCGACGGTCGCCACCATTTTGATCGCGATTATCATCTTAGTACTGATTGGCGAAGCCATTACTAGCCTGCTACGCAGCAAAGTGCTTTAA
- a CDS encoding host attachment protein, translating to MTTYIVVADAARARIFTRDALNLTELESLVHAAGRLHEGDLITDRRGADVHESTSTSSRSSGEEGAASQHENELFAKEVAKRLYGARVDNSMEKLIMVAPPKFLGLLREKLDNPTHKLVIHTLSKDLSKASLTDIQHAVSDLR from the coding sequence ATGACCACCTATATCGTGGTAGCTGACGCCGCCCGCGCGCGTATTTTCACCCGTGATGCGTTGAATCTCACTGAGCTTGAGAGCCTTGTACACGCAGCAGGCAGGCTGCACGAAGGTGATTTAATCACCGATCGCCGCGGTGCCGATGTTCATGAATCTACGTCAACGTCATCGCGCTCGTCTGGAGAAGAGGGCGCTGCCTCGCAGCATGAAAATGAGTTATTTGCCAAAGAAGTCGCCAAGCGCTTATATGGCGCACGCGTCGATAACAGCATGGAAAAGCTTATTATGGTCGCACCGCCGAAATTTCTTGGGCTACTGCGAGAAAAACTCGATAACCCCACCCATAAGTTGGTCATTCACACGCTTTCAAAAGATTTGAGCAAAGCGTCCCTGACCGATATTCAACACGCCGTTAGCGACTTACGCTAA